A region of the Candidatus Zixiibacteriota bacterium genome:
TGAAATTCAAGCCGCAGGAATATCTCAAACATATCGCCGAGCATGTGGAACCCTGGAGTTTTATTAAGTTCTGCTTTCTGAAAGATATCGGGTGGAAAGGTTTTGAAGAAGGCGCCGACAGCGGCATTTATGCCGTGGCGCCGCTGGCGCGGCTGAATGCATCCGACGGCATGGCGACCCCGCTGGCTCAGGAGGCATATGAGCAGTTCTTCGCAACCCTTGGCGGCAGGCCGGTTCATCATACGCTCGCCAATCACTGGGCGCGCTTGATTGAACTCCTGTACGCCGCGGAAAGAAGCCGCGAACTGGCGAAGGATCCGGAAATTATCAATCCCAATGTGCGCACTATCCCCACGGAGATACCTGAAGAAGGTATCGGAGTGGTTGAGGCGCCGCGCGGCACCCTTTTCCATCATTATCAAACCGACGAAAAAGGAATCGTAAAAAAAGCGAACTTGATTGTCGCCACGCAGAATAATGCGGCGCGGATTGCGATGTCGGTCGATAAAGCCGCAAAAGGTCTGATAAAAGGAGGAAAAGTCGATGATGGCTTGCTGAATATGGTCGAGATGGGCTTTCGCGCCTATGACCCCTGTCATGGATGCGCCACCCACTGCCTGCCGGGACAGACTCCCCTCTGGGTGCGGCTTTTTGACGCCAAAAATGGACTTATTCAGGAGATAAAACATAACGGTGACCTGTGAAAGTACTTGTGTTAGGGCTGGGAAATGAGTTACTTTCCGACGATGCCGTCGGAATTCTAACAGTCCGACGGCTCAGTGAGGAGTTGAAGGGCCAGGCTGATTTTGCCGAGAGCGCGGTTTGCGGCCTGGCTCTCCTCGATTACTTTATCGGCTATGATAAGGCAATTATTATAGACGCCATAAAAACTGGTCAAAATTCTCCCGGAACCGTGATGAGCCTCGATTCCGATCATATCCCCGCGGTGGAAGCCCCCTCCCCCCATTACGCCGGTCTCCCTGAACTGCTGGCATTATCAAATGAACTCAAAATCGATTTCCCGCAGGAAATAAAGATATTTGCGGTTGAAGTTGCCGACCCGTACACCATTGGAGGCAAGATATCCCCGGCTGTAGTTAACGGAATGCGGGAGCTATTTGATTTGGTCGCTCGCCAGCTGCGGGAATGGAATATGGCTTATGCATGAGCTCCGTATTGCCGAAAGCATTATGCAGTCCGCTCTCGAGGAGATGACCCGTCGGAATCTTCATTCGATAACCGCTATCGGTCTTCGGATTGGCGCTCTCTCCGGTGTCAATATCTCCTCGCTCGAATTTGGATTTGAATCGATAATTCCGGAAACGGCTCTGGCTCATGCCAAATTGCAAATCGAAGAGGTTCCGGTGCGGGGGGAATGCCGCAGCTGCGGCAAAGATTTTGAGGTCAATGAGTTTATTTTCGTCTGCCCCCACTGTTATTCTACCAATATTAATATCACTGCCGGGCAGGAATTAGACCTGGTGTACATTGAAGCAGAATGAAGAGGATTTGAAAGACTCTGTCATGACAAAAAGAATCGCCCTTGAGAAAAAAGTTCTCTCGGAAAACGACCGGATTGCCGCCGAAATCCGGAAGATGCTGGGAAGCAAAAAAATTGTCGCCTTGAATCTGGTGAGTTCGCCCGGTTCCGGGAAAACGTCATTGTTGGAAAAGAGCCTGGCCGCACTAAAGAGCGAAATCAAAATGGCGTTGATTGCCGGCGATGTGCAGACTGAAAACGACGCCAATCGTCTGAAAAGAACCGGGGGCGAAGCGGTCTGTTCCATTGTCACCGGCGGCGCCTGCCATCTTGACGCCCGGATGGTCGAAAGGGCGATCGCTTCCATGAACCTGGAAGGTATCCAGATACTTTTTATTGAGAATGTCGGAAATCTGGTCTGCCCCTCAAGTTATGACCTGGGTGAAGAGATGAAAGTGGCGCTCATAAGCACCACCGAAGGGGACGACAAACCGTTGAAATATCCGGCGATGTTCCGTCGCGCATCCGTCATGGTCATTAATAAAATCGACCTGCTCGGCTTATCTGATTTTGATATGGCAAAGGTCAGGAAAAACGCGCTTCAGATAAACGGGGGCTTGAAAATCTTTGAGGTATCCTGCCGTACCGGCGACGGGCTGAATGACTGGTACAACTGGCTCCGAAATCTGACCGGCAGACAATAAGGCCCGGTCGAATTGGAAATAAGCGTCATTTAGCCTGGAATAGTTGACGACCTGAGTCAATTGTGACCTGGGTTGCCAGGTCGTAAAGTGCACTCCGCTTTCTTCACTGGCACTCCCTCTAATGGAGTATTAGAAGCTCTAAGAGCGTCATTTCGAGGAGCCATTCACAGAATAAATCGTCCTGCGGTATAAAAAGCGTCAATGCGAGGAGCCGCGCGGCCTCCCCGTTCCAACAGGGAGCGGATAGCGCGGCGAAGCAATCTTTTCTTGTTGCGGGTCTCTCGGGCAGGGGTGAACCCTGCCCCTACCGTCATTCCAGCGTACACTGGAATCCACCTCTATAGAACCTGCCTTCGTGGTCAAAACTACGCCGCTGATTGACGCGTCAGTTCACGCTTCGAAAGGATTCGAAAGTAGGGGTCGACCCGTGTGTCGACCCGAAATCATTCCCCGTTTCGAACGGGGGATGATTTCAACAATGGGCGAACGAGCCGGTTCACCTCTACGGAAGATTGTCACCCCCCCGCTTGTTATTCGCAATAACCACGAAACTCGGGGGGATTTTGACCGATAACGCTAAAGAGGCGCACGGCTGTGCGCCCCTGCGATTTTGTCAGAAATTCAGATGCCTTAATGATGGCGGGAAAAGAGCGGAGAAGTTTTCGCCCTTCGCTATCGAGCATCACTTGGCATTCGGGTCGGACTGCATCATCCCGAAAATATTCCCTTCGGTGTCTTTGCAATAGACCAGCCATCCCACTCCCGGTATCGGCGTTTTCGGCACCACCACTTTTCCGCCCGCTTTGGTGGCGCTGGAGGCATGCTTATCCACCGATGGCACATCAACCGTGCAGACATAAGCGATGACCGCATCGCCGTCGATAGCGCCGCGCCGTCTCACCAGGCCGCCGTCAATACCGGGCTGCGCGCGGTCCCCGGTCGTTATCAGCCAGTACTCCATGGGGCCATCCCATTTCTGAAATTTCCACCCCAGTACTTCCGAATAAAACTTAATAGCGCGTTCAGGGTTGTCCGCCTGAATCTCGAAATGAATCACTCGCGGCATAACTACTTCCTCAGTTAAAGGTTCATCTTATTGTGAAATCTGATAATTTTCTAATGCCAATTGCCAAAACAGGACCATTCAGTTAAATTCACTCTCCAGATTTTTAAAACCTTGTTGCTAACAATACGTAAAGAAATTGAATAGATTGGACTATGGTATATCACATTACAATCACTTCTTTAACGGAGTCCCCATGAAAAGAGATTTTATGGTGACGCTGCTTTTCTTGGTATTTTTCAGCTGCCTGGGAATGGCTCAGGATACCAATGAGGCGCGCCTGCTGCGTTTCCCGGATGTTTCCCGGGACAATATCACATTTATTTATGCCGGTGATATCTATGTCGCCCCGCGTGGGGGAGGACAGGCTATCCGCATAACCAGCCATGAAGGTTACGAGTTCTTTCCAAAATTTTCGCCCGATGGCAAAATGATTGCCTTCGGAGGAAAATATGATGGTGATTACTCGGTCTATGTCATTCCCACCGGCGGCGGAAGTCCCAAGAGGCTTACTTTTCACCCCGGCATCCAGAATACCAGTGAACGGTTCGGTCCCGAGAATATTGTCATGGGGTGGTCGAAGGACAGTTCGAAAGTTCTCTTCCGCTCCCGCGCCGAATCGATGACCTGGTGGGACGGGCGAGCCTATCTGGTGGACACCAGCGGCGGCCTTCCCCGCCCGCTTCCGATGGCGGTAGCTGGTTTCACCAGTTTTTCGCCTGATTCCAAGAAAGTCGCTTATTGCCCAATCTACCGAGACTTCCGCACCTGGAAGCGATATAAGGGAGGGATGGCGCAGGATATCTGGATTTATGACCTCGAAAACAATAGCTCGGAAAAGATAACCGACTGGGTCGGCACCGACAACATGCCGATGTGGTACGGCGACAAAATATATTTCAACTCCGACCGGACCGGAACTTTAAACATTTTCTGTTATGACACCAAAACCAAAGAGACTCGCCAGGTCACGAAATTCACCGAATATGATGTCCGCT
Encoded here:
- the hypA gene encoding hydrogenase maturation nickel metallochaperone HypA: MHELRIAESIMQSALEEMTRRNLHSITAIGLRIGALSGVNISSLEFGFESIIPETALAHAKLQIEEVPVRGECRSCGKDFEVNEFIFVCPHCYSTNINITAGQELDLVYIEAE
- a CDS encoding VOC family protein, translated to MPRVIHFEIQADNPERAIKFYSEVLGWKFQKWDGPMEYWLITTGDRAQPGIDGGLVRRRGAIDGDAVIAYVCTVDVPSVDKHASSATKAGGKVVVPKTPIPGVGWLVYCKDTEGNIFGMMQSDPNAK
- a CDS encoding hydrogenase maturation protease — translated: MKVLVLGLGNELLSDDAVGILTVRRLSEELKGQADFAESAVCGLALLDYFIGYDKAIIIDAIKTGQNSPGTVMSLDSDHIPAVEAPSPHYAGLPELLALSNELKIDFPQEIKIFAVEVADPYTIGGKISPAVVNGMRELFDLVARQLREWNMAYA
- the hypB gene encoding hydrogenase nickel incorporation protein HypB, yielding MTKRIALEKKVLSENDRIAAEIRKMLGSKKIVALNLVSSPGSGKTSLLEKSLAALKSEIKMALIAGDVQTENDANRLKRTGGEAVCSIVTGGACHLDARMVERAIASMNLEGIQILFIENVGNLVCPSSYDLGEEMKVALISTTEGDDKPLKYPAMFRRASVMVINKIDLLGLSDFDMAKVRKNALQINGGLKIFEVSCRTGDGLNDWYNWLRNLTGRQ